Within the Halorhabdus rudnickae genome, the region CGATTCTCGAGGAGCGCGGCATCCCCTGTAACAAAGGCGACGAGGGCGCGTGGGCACCGCCGATCGGTGACGACGAGGCCTTCGAGGTCGTCGCCGAGGCAACCGACCGCGTCAGCGACGAACTCGGCTTCGAAATTAGCTTCGGGCTGGACATGGCTGCCGCCGAGATGTACGACTCCGACGCGGAGGTCTACGAGTACGACGGCGAACCCGACCGGACGACCCAAGAGCAGATCGACTACGTTGTCGAGATGGTCGAGGAGTACGATCTCGCGTTCGTCGAGGATCCGCTGGACGAGAACGACTTCGAGGCATTCGCCGAACTGACCGATCGAGTCGGTGACCAGACGGTGGTCTGTGGGGACGACCTCTACGTGACGAACGTCGAGCGTCTCCAGCGCGGTATCGAACTGGGATCCTCGAATGCGATCCTCATCAAGCCGAACCAGATCGGGACGTTGACCGACGCGGTCGACGCCATCGAACTCGGCGCAAAGAACGGTATCGTCTCAGCAGTCTCCCACCGTTCGGGCGAAACCGAAGATACGACTATCGCACATCTGGCCGTCGCGACCGCTGCTGACTTCATCAAGACCGGAACAGTTGGTGGCGAGCGGACGGCCAAGCTGAACGAACTCATCAGAATCGAAGAGAACGCATGAGCGACGACGAGGAAACTGATATCGACGCAGACGAGTCCGAGGCCGCCTCGGAACCCGCCGGAGAGGCCGGCGCGGTCGCCGAGGAGAGTGCGCCCGAGGCGGAGGAGAGCGATCCGTCGGGCGACGACGAGGTCGGGGTACAGGATGACGATCAGCCGGCCGAGGAGCCACCGAGCCAGGACGAGAACGTCATGCCAGACGAACAGGCCGAGGCCGACCTGCTGATCCCAGTCGATGACTACCTCTCGGCGGGGGTTCACATCGGGACTCAGCAGAAGACTACGGACATGGATCGGTTCATCCACCGCGTCCGGACCGACGGCCTGTACGTGCTGGACGTCAGTATGACCGACCAGCGTATCCGCAAGGCCGCGGACTTCCTGGCCAACTACGAGCCCGAGCAGATCCTCGTGGCTTCCTCCCGGCAGTACGGTCGCTTCCCCGCCGAGAAGTTCGCCGACGCGGTCGGCGCGCGGGCCCGGACCGGCCGATTCATCCCGGGGACGCTGACGAACCCCGACTACGAGGGCTACATCGAACCCGACGTCGTGGTCGTCACGGACCCGATTGGTGACGCCCAGGCCGTCAAGGAGGCAATCACGGTCGGAATTCCCGTGATCGCGATGTGTGACTCCAACAACACGACCGGCAACGTCGACCTGGTCGTCCCGACCAACAACAAGGGTCGACGTGCGCTGTCGGTCGTCTACTGGCTGCTGGCCAACGAGACGCTCGACCGCCGCGGTGCCGAACCCGCC harbors:
- the eno gene encoding phosphopyruvate hydratase, yielding MTLITNVTLRRVLDSRGNPTVEADVTTESGGFGRAAAPSGASTGEHEAIELPPSEAIANARDLAVPRLEGEVYAGDQRSVDAALHAADGTDDFSEIGANSAVSISMAAAKAGADVLGAPLYQHLGGTFRGDQFPTPIGNVVGGGEHAEEATNIQEFLSAPVGAPSVTEAVFANAEVHAEISSILEERGIPCNKGDEGAWAPPIGDDEAFEVVAEATDRVSDELGFEISFGLDMAAAEMYDSDAEVYEYDGEPDRTTQEQIDYVVEMVEEYDLAFVEDPLDENDFEAFAELTDRVGDQTVVCGDDLYVTNVERLQRGIELGSSNAILIKPNQIGTLTDAVDAIELGAKNGIVSAVSHRSGETEDTTIAHLAVATAADFIKTGTVGGERTAKLNELIRIEENA
- the rpsB gene encoding 30S ribosomal protein S2, with product MSDDEETDIDADESEAASEPAGEAGAVAEESAPEAEESDPSGDDEVGVQDDDQPAEEPPSQDENVMPDEQAEADLLIPVDDYLSAGVHIGTQQKTTDMDRFIHRVRTDGLYVLDVSMTDQRIRKAADFLANYEPEQILVASSRQYGRFPAEKFADAVGARARTGRFIPGTLTNPDYEGYIEPDVVVVTDPIGDAQAVKEAITVGIPVIAMCDSNNTTGNVDLVVPTNNKGRRALSVVYWLLANETLDRRGAEPAYTLDDFESDL